The Betaproteobacteria bacterium genome contains the following window.
CGGTGAACCCAGGGTTCGGCGGGCAGCAATTCATTCCCCACACTCTGGAAAAGCTGCGGCAGGTTCGTAGCCGCATCGATGCCACCGGCCAGGAAATCTGGCTTGAGGTGGACGGCGGGGTGAAGGCGGACAATATCGCCGCCATCGCCAAGGCGGGCGCGGACACGTTCGTGGCGGGGTCGGCCATCTTCGGTTCCAAGGACTACAAACGAACCATTGACTCCATGCGCGCCGCGCTGGCTGCTGCCTAGTTGGCTGGCGTGCGATTCGGAGGCATCAAGGCCGTTGCCTTCGATTTGGATGGCACGTTGATCGACACCTTGCCCGATCTAGCAGCAGCGGGAAACCGAATGTTGCAGGCCATGGGCCGGGCGCCGGCGAGCGAGGCTCAGATTCGCCAGTTCATCGGGGACGGCATCGCCGTGCTGACCAGAAGATTGCTCACCCGGCATATGGATACGGAGCCTGGGGCGCGGGAGTTCGCCATGGCTCTGGAACTTTTCAAGGCGTACTACGCCGAGGAACTGGCCGCCCGCAGCCGCCCGTACCCAGGCGTGGTGAACGGACTAGCTGCCTTGTACCCGCGCTTTAGCCTTGCCTGCGTGACTAACAAAGCGCTGGCGTACACGCATCCTCTATTGGCTGGAACCCAGTTGGCCTCCTACTTCCGGCTGGTTCTGGGCGGGGATTCCTTGCCCCGGAAAAAACCCGAGCCGGAACCTTTCCTTCACTGTGCAGCGTACTTCGGGGTCGAACCTGGGCATCTGTTGGTCGTGGGGGATTCACCCAACGACTGCCGCGCGGCCCGCGCGGCCGGCTGCCCCGTGGTGTGCGTGCCCTACGGGTATAGCGGCGCGGGAGGGGTGCCGGCGCTCGACTGCGATGCTATAGTTACGGACGTTTTTGAATTGGCGGCTACGCTGCTTAACACCCACTCATGATTTTCCTATTTTCCGATTCGATGAACCGATGGCGGGACGGCGCGTGGCGTTCATGGCGCCCAGTGTCCTAGGTAGCACATCGCGTTTTAATCGAATTGGCGGATAGGAAAAGAAGATGACGGCAGTCGTAACGGAAGTATCGGAAGCGGAGTTCACGCGCCTTGCGCAAGCGGGGTACAACAGAATACCCCTGGTTACTCAGACTCTCGCGGACCTAGACACCCCACTCTCGGTTTACCTCAAGCTCGTCGCGAACCAGCCTTACTCGTACCTGTTGGAGTCCGTGCAGGGCGGCGAGCGCTTCGGACGTTATTCCTTCATAGGACTCCCAGCCGAAATTCGCTTCGAGGTGCGCGGCAACCTGTGCTCGGAATATTGCCAGGAGCGGCTGGTGGCCCAAAGCCGGCACGCGGACCCCTTGGAGTGGATCAAGTCCTGCCAGGCACGCTACGAGGCGGCCTTGAGTCCTGGACTGCCCCGGTTTTGCGGTGGTTTGGTGGGAGTGTTCGGCTACGACACGGTCCGCTTCATCGAGCCGCGCTTGGGATGGCCCGACCGCGCCGATCCCTTGAACACGCCGGATATCTTGCTGCTCCTCTCCGAGCAACTGGCCGTGTTCGACAATCTTTCGGGCAAACTCTACTTGATCGTGTTCGCGGACCCGCGCGAGCCCAATGCCTACCAGAGAGGCAAGGCGCGGCTCGCGGATCTATCCGCCGCATTGCGGCGCCCGGTACAGGTATCCGCCGAGACGCCGGGCCCCGCAGGAGTGGCGCGCGCGGAAACGAGCGAAGCGGATTTCAAGAGCGCCGTGGAAAAGGCCAAGCGCTACATATTCGAGGGCGACATCATGCAGGTGGTGCTGAGCCAGCGCATGAGCCATCCGTTCGCGGCCTCGCCCTTGTCCTTGTATCGTGCGCTGCGGGCCCTTAATCCATCGCCCTACATGTTTTATTTCGATATGGGTGGATTCCATGTGGTAGGCGCCTCGCCGGAGATTTTGGTGCGCCTCGAAGGCGATACGGTAACCGTGCGCCCCATTGCCGGTACCCGAGCGCGCGGGAAGACGCGGGAAGAAGACTTGGCGCTCGAACAAGATCTGCTCGCCGACCCCAAGGAACGTGCCGAGCACGTCATGCTCATGGACTTGGGCCGTAACGATGCGGGGCGGGTGGCCAAGGCGGGGAGCGTGAGGGTCACGGAGAACATGCTTGTGGAGCGCTACTCCCACGTGATGCACATCGTTTCGAACGTGGAAGGCAAGTTGAAGGACGGGCTCGATGCCATGGCGGTGCTGCGCGCGAGTTTTCCCGCGGGCACCGTGAGCGGCGCGCCCAAGGTGCGGGCGATGGAAATCATCGACGAACTGGAGCCCACCAAGCGCGGCATCTACGCGGGGGCCGTGGGGTATCTCGGCTTCAACGGTGACATGGATCTCGCCATCGCCATCCGCACCGCGGTGGTGAAGGACAAAATACTCTACGTGCAAGCCGGCGCCGGAATCGTGGCCGATTCCGTTCCTGCCAGCGAATGGACCGAGACGCAGAACAAGGCGCGTGCCGTGCTGCGCGCGGCGGAGTTGGCGCAGGCGGGGTTGGGGGGTGGAACATGCTTCTGATGATCGACAATCGGCATCGGTCTCCGGTAGCGTCCGCAGAAGTCCAAATACTTCATAAATATAGCAACAAAATAATAATTTAGAGTCCGGCGCTTTCCGGGCGTGTCCGTTGCAACCCGGAAAATATGCGGGTATCGTTGCGGGTATCAAATCCCGGATACCCTCATCATGGCCCTGACCGATGCAAGGATTCGTAGCACCAAGCCCGGCGCAACGCCGGGAAAGCTCACCGATGGCGCGGGGCTTTACCTCGAAGTCAGGCCGAGCGGCGCGAAGCTCTGGCGCTACCGCTACCGGATCGCAGGCAAAGAGAATGTCTACGCGGTCGGGGCATACCCGCAGATTCCCCTCATGGAAGCCCGTACAGAGCGCGACAAGGCCCGCGCCCTAGTCAAGCAGGGGATACACCCCGCCCATAACCGGCAGGCGCTGGTATCGCTCCAAGTGGCAGAGAACGGCAATACCTTCGAGGCGATAGCGCGGGAGTGGATCGAACAGCGGCGGGCGAGGTGGTCGGCCTACTACCTGAAACAAGTCGAGAACACGCTGGCGGTTG
Protein-coding sequences here:
- a CDS encoding phosphoglycolate phosphatase — encoded protein: MRFGGIKAVAFDLDGTLIDTLPDLAAAGNRMLQAMGRAPASEAQIRQFIGDGIAVLTRRLLTRHMDTEPGAREFAMALELFKAYYAEELAARSRPYPGVVNGLAALYPRFSLACVTNKALAYTHPLLAGTQLASYFRLVLGGDSLPRKKPEPEPFLHCAAYFGVEPGHLLVVGDSPNDCRAARAAGCPVVCVPYGYSGAGGVPALDCDAIVTDVFELAATLLNTHS
- a CDS encoding anthranilate synthase component I is translated as MTAVVTEVSEAEFTRLAQAGYNRIPLVTQTLADLDTPLSVYLKLVANQPYSYLLESVQGGERFGRYSFIGLPAEIRFEVRGNLCSEYCQERLVAQSRHADPLEWIKSCQARYEAALSPGLPRFCGGLVGVFGYDTVRFIEPRLGWPDRADPLNTPDILLLLSEQLAVFDNLSGKLYLIVFADPREPNAYQRGKARLADLSAALRRPVQVSAETPGPAGVARAETSEADFKSAVEKAKRYIFEGDIMQVVLSQRMSHPFAASPLSLYRALRALNPSPYMFYFDMGGFHVVGASPEILVRLEGDTVTVRPIAGTRARGKTREEDLALEQDLLADPKERAEHVMLMDLGRNDAGRVAKAGSVRVTENMLVERYSHVMHIVSNVEGKLKDGLDAMAVLRASFPAGTVSGAPKVRAMEIIDELEPTKRGIYAGAVGYLGFNGDMDLAIAIRTAVVKDKILYVQAGAGIVADSVPASEWTETQNKARAVLRAAELAQAGLGGGTCF